The Salmo salar chromosome ssa06, Ssal_v3.1, whole genome shotgun sequence genome window below encodes:
- the LOC106602603 gene encoding tRNA-splicing endonuclease subunit Sen54-like isoform X4 — protein sequence MGFSAHGKQCLHPEEALYLMECGNLQVFYQDLPLSIQEGYERFLYSKTMSIQHYQVFGHLKRLGYVVNRFDPSSVPSQYERQLNLPQSRDTSGRLPKRKRSHSPTSRHTGTQEGPTSKRMEEEKDCNREEEDKNPDSLPDLSAPDIDEIQTASHVDPTTSTEGGQGRSWWSKEGSPDPDSDLPGQPQSSPRWDFSCIPFPDLGSRRWLPSSLTSPDPCLLPGAVGSVGACDVAPWLQRLNLREVRMSRREWERERDRDRYRRDINQDREVQRCRNWAEYQELQERRIQRSRRDRPAHLWEGPVTPLHDPAQVTSTGELLDKISVIKSTRLLEGASSLKGSEEWRICFNIYQPDTVAEFKKSAPGKPYSRMCVCSFDGPVPDLWTLKLLAFQSGDIPVTYAVVDHGDISFYSFKDFQIPTDASF from the exons ATGGGGTTTTCTGCCCATGGTAAGCAATGTCTACATCCAGAAGAGGCTCTCTATCTAATGGAGTGT GGAAACCTGCAAGTGTTCTACCAAGACCTGCCACTGTCCATCCAAGAGGGCTATGAGAGATTTCTATACTCAAAGACAATGAGTATACAGCATTACCAG GTTTTTGGCCATTTGAAGCGACTTGGCTATGTGGTGAACAGATTTGATCCCAG TTCTGTGCCATCGCAGTATGAGAGGCAGTTGAACCTGCCCCAGTCCCGAGACACATCAGGAAGACTTCCGAAGAGGAAACGCAGCCACAGCCCCACCTCCAG GCACACAGGAACACAGGAGGGCCCCACTTCTAAGagaatggaggaggagaaagactgtaacagagaggaagaagacaagaATCCTGACTCTCTTCCAGATCTTTCAGCCCCAGACATTGACGAAATACAGACAGCATCACACGTTGACCCCACCACTTCAACCGAGGGTGGCCAGGGCAGGAGCTGGTGGTCAAAGGAAGGCTCCCCAGACCCTGACTCTGACCTGCCAGGTCAGCCCCAGAGCTCCCCTCGCTGGGACTTCAGCTGCATCCCCTTCCCAGACCTGGGCTCCAGACGCTGGCTCCCCAGCAGCCTGACTTCCCCAGACCCCTGCCTGCTGCCCGGGGCTGTGGGGTCAGTGGGGGCCTGCGATGTGGCCCCCTGGCTGCAGAGGCTCAACCTGCGGGAGGTGAGGATGTCCCGGCGTGAGTGGGAGAGGGAGCGGGACAGGGACCGGTACCGTAGGGACATCAACCAGGACAGAGAGGTACAACGTTGCAGGAACTGGGCGGAGTACCAGGAGCTACAGGAGAGAAGGATTCAACGGAGCCGCAGAGATAGGCCAGCACACCTGTGGGAGGGGCCGGTCACACCCCTACATGACCCTGCACAGGTCACTTCAACTG GTGAGCTGCTGGATAAAATCAGTGTGATCAAATCCACACGGCTGCTGGAGGGAGCATCCAG TTTGAAAGGTTCAGAGGAGTGGAGAATCTGTTTCAACATTTACCAACCCGACACGGTCGCTGAATTCAAGAAGAGCGCTCCCGGAAAACCCTATTCtcgcatgtgtgtgtgcag TTTTGATGGTCCAGTGCCTGACTTGTGGACACTGAAATTGCTGGCTTTCCAGAGTGGGGACATCCCGGTCACCTATGCAGTGGTGGACCATGGGGACATCTCCTTCTACTCCTTTAAGGACTTCCAGATACCCACAGACGCGTCCTTCTGA
- the LOC106602603 gene encoding tRNA-splicing endonuclease subunit Sen54-like isoform X2: MADQNETSPKVEFGNELLNPSELFETRTRSHKIPVRGQKDFIPTGSDQQRDRLQQSLDEHWNLVSEERVERLGNLVKAVWISSDMIVELQSPAGKFWQTMGFSAHGKQCLHPEEALYLMECGNLQVFYQDLPLSIQEGYERFLYSKTMSIQHYQVFGHLKRLGYVVNRFDPSSVPSQYERQLNLPQSRDTSGRLPKRKRSHSPTSRHTGTQEGPTSKRMEEEKDCNREEEDKNPDSLPDLSAPDIDEIQTASHVDPTTSTEGGQGRSWWSKEGSPDPDSDLPGQPQSSPRWDFSCIPFPDLGSRRWLPSSLTSPDPCLLPGAVGSVGACDVAPWLQRLNLREVRMSRREWERERDRDRYRRDINQDREVQRCRNWAEYQELQERRIQRSRRDRPAHLWEGPVTPLHDPAQVTSTGELLDKISVIKSTRLLEGASSLKGSEEWRICFNIYQPDTVAEFKKSAPGKPYSRIFDGPVPDLWTLKLLAFQSGDIPVTYAVVDHGDISFYSFKDFQIPTDASF; encoded by the exons ATGGCTGACCAAAACGAAACATCACCTAAAGTAGAATTCGGCAATGAATTACTAAA CCCATCTGAGCTGTTCGAAACCCGCACGCGCAGCCACAAGATCCCGGTGCGCGGGCAGAAGGATTTCATTCCCACTGGGTCGGATCAGCAAAGGGATAGGCTTCAGCAGAGTTTGGACGAGCACTGGAATCTAGTATCTGAGGAGCGAGTGGAGAGGTT AGGGAACCTGGTGAAGGCAGTGTGGATTTCCAGTGACATGATAGTGGAGCTGCAGTCACCAGCA GGGAAGTTTTGGCAGACTATGGGGTTTTCTGCCCATGGTAAGCAATGTCTACATCCAGAAGAGGCTCTCTATCTAATGGAGTGT GGAAACCTGCAAGTGTTCTACCAAGACCTGCCACTGTCCATCCAAGAGGGCTATGAGAGATTTCTATACTCAAAGACAATGAGTATACAGCATTACCAG GTTTTTGGCCATTTGAAGCGACTTGGCTATGTGGTGAACAGATTTGATCCCAG TTCTGTGCCATCGCAGTATGAGAGGCAGTTGAACCTGCCCCAGTCCCGAGACACATCAGGAAGACTTCCGAAGAGGAAACGCAGCCACAGCCCCACCTCCAG GCACACAGGAACACAGGAGGGCCCCACTTCTAAGagaatggaggaggagaaagactgtaacagagaggaagaagacaagaATCCTGACTCTCTTCCAGATCTTTCAGCCCCAGACATTGACGAAATACAGACAGCATCACACGTTGACCCCACCACTTCAACCGAGGGTGGCCAGGGCAGGAGCTGGTGGTCAAAGGAAGGCTCCCCAGACCCTGACTCTGACCTGCCAGGTCAGCCCCAGAGCTCCCCTCGCTGGGACTTCAGCTGCATCCCCTTCCCAGACCTGGGCTCCAGACGCTGGCTCCCCAGCAGCCTGACTTCCCCAGACCCCTGCCTGCTGCCCGGGGCTGTGGGGTCAGTGGGGGCCTGCGATGTGGCCCCCTGGCTGCAGAGGCTCAACCTGCGGGAGGTGAGGATGTCCCGGCGTGAGTGGGAGAGGGAGCGGGACAGGGACCGGTACCGTAGGGACATCAACCAGGACAGAGAGGTACAACGTTGCAGGAACTGGGCGGAGTACCAGGAGCTACAGGAGAGAAGGATTCAACGGAGCCGCAGAGATAGGCCAGCACACCTGTGGGAGGGGCCGGTCACACCCCTACATGACCCTGCACAGGTCACTTCAACTG GTGAGCTGCTGGATAAAATCAGTGTGATCAAATCCACACGGCTGCTGGAGGGAGCATCCAG TTTGAAAGGTTCAGAGGAGTGGAGAATCTGTTTCAACATTTACCAACCCGACACGGTCGCTGAATTCAAGAAGAGCGCTCCCGGAAAACCCTATTCtcgcat TTTTGATGGTCCAGTGCCTGACTTGTGGACACTGAAATTGCTGGCTTTCCAGAGTGGGGACATCCCGGTCACCTATGCAGTGGTGGACCATGGGGACATCTCCTTCTACTCCTTTAAGGACTTCCAGATACCCACAGACGCGTCCTTCTGA
- the LOC106602603 gene encoding tRNA-splicing endonuclease subunit Sen54-like isoform X1: MADQNETSPKVEFGNELLNPSELFETRTRSHKIPVRGQKDFIPTGSDQQRDRLQQSLDEHWNLVSEERVERLGNLVKAVWISSDMIVELQSPAGKFWQTMGFSAHGKQCLHPEEALYLMECGNLQVFYQDLPLSIQEGYERFLYSKTMSIQHYQVFGHLKRLGYVVNRFDPSSVPSQYERQLNLPQSRDTSGRLPKRKRSHSPTSRHTGTQEGPTSKRMEEEKDCNREEEDKNPDSLPDLSAPDIDEIQTASHVDPTTSTEGGQGRSWWSKEGSPDPDSDLPGQPQSSPRWDFSCIPFPDLGSRRWLPSSLTSPDPCLLPGAVGSVGACDVAPWLQRLNLREVRMSRREWERERDRDRYRRDINQDREVQRCRNWAEYQELQERRIQRSRRDRPAHLWEGPVTPLHDPAQVTSTGELLDKISVIKSTRLLEGASSLKGSEEWRICFNIYQPDTVAEFKKSAPGKPYSRMCVCSFDGPVPDLWTLKLLAFQSGDIPVTYAVVDHGDISFYSFKDFQIPTDASF; encoded by the exons ATGGCTGACCAAAACGAAACATCACCTAAAGTAGAATTCGGCAATGAATTACTAAA CCCATCTGAGCTGTTCGAAACCCGCACGCGCAGCCACAAGATCCCGGTGCGCGGGCAGAAGGATTTCATTCCCACTGGGTCGGATCAGCAAAGGGATAGGCTTCAGCAGAGTTTGGACGAGCACTGGAATCTAGTATCTGAGGAGCGAGTGGAGAGGTT AGGGAACCTGGTGAAGGCAGTGTGGATTTCCAGTGACATGATAGTGGAGCTGCAGTCACCAGCA GGGAAGTTTTGGCAGACTATGGGGTTTTCTGCCCATGGTAAGCAATGTCTACATCCAGAAGAGGCTCTCTATCTAATGGAGTGT GGAAACCTGCAAGTGTTCTACCAAGACCTGCCACTGTCCATCCAAGAGGGCTATGAGAGATTTCTATACTCAAAGACAATGAGTATACAGCATTACCAG GTTTTTGGCCATTTGAAGCGACTTGGCTATGTGGTGAACAGATTTGATCCCAG TTCTGTGCCATCGCAGTATGAGAGGCAGTTGAACCTGCCCCAGTCCCGAGACACATCAGGAAGACTTCCGAAGAGGAAACGCAGCCACAGCCCCACCTCCAG GCACACAGGAACACAGGAGGGCCCCACTTCTAAGagaatggaggaggagaaagactgtaacagagaggaagaagacaagaATCCTGACTCTCTTCCAGATCTTTCAGCCCCAGACATTGACGAAATACAGACAGCATCACACGTTGACCCCACCACTTCAACCGAGGGTGGCCAGGGCAGGAGCTGGTGGTCAAAGGAAGGCTCCCCAGACCCTGACTCTGACCTGCCAGGTCAGCCCCAGAGCTCCCCTCGCTGGGACTTCAGCTGCATCCCCTTCCCAGACCTGGGCTCCAGACGCTGGCTCCCCAGCAGCCTGACTTCCCCAGACCCCTGCCTGCTGCCCGGGGCTGTGGGGTCAGTGGGGGCCTGCGATGTGGCCCCCTGGCTGCAGAGGCTCAACCTGCGGGAGGTGAGGATGTCCCGGCGTGAGTGGGAGAGGGAGCGGGACAGGGACCGGTACCGTAGGGACATCAACCAGGACAGAGAGGTACAACGTTGCAGGAACTGGGCGGAGTACCAGGAGCTACAGGAGAGAAGGATTCAACGGAGCCGCAGAGATAGGCCAGCACACCTGTGGGAGGGGCCGGTCACACCCCTACATGACCCTGCACAGGTCACTTCAACTG GTGAGCTGCTGGATAAAATCAGTGTGATCAAATCCACACGGCTGCTGGAGGGAGCATCCAG TTTGAAAGGTTCAGAGGAGTGGAGAATCTGTTTCAACATTTACCAACCCGACACGGTCGCTGAATTCAAGAAGAGCGCTCCCGGAAAACCCTATTCtcgcatgtgtgtgtgcag TTTTGATGGTCCAGTGCCTGACTTGTGGACACTGAAATTGCTGGCTTTCCAGAGTGGGGACATCCCGGTCACCTATGCAGTGGTGGACCATGGGGACATCTCCTTCTACTCCTTTAAGGACTTCCAGATACCCACAGACGCGTCCTTCTGA
- the LOC106602603 gene encoding tRNA-splicing endonuclease subunit Sen54-like isoform X3, whose protein sequence is MIVELQSPAGKFWQTMGFSAHGKQCLHPEEALYLMECGNLQVFYQDLPLSIQEGYERFLYSKTMSIQHYQVFGHLKRLGYVVNRFDPSSVPSQYERQLNLPQSRDTSGRLPKRKRSHSPTSRHTGTQEGPTSKRMEEEKDCNREEEDKNPDSLPDLSAPDIDEIQTASHVDPTTSTEGGQGRSWWSKEGSPDPDSDLPGQPQSSPRWDFSCIPFPDLGSRRWLPSSLTSPDPCLLPGAVGSVGACDVAPWLQRLNLREVRMSRREWERERDRDRYRRDINQDREVQRCRNWAEYQELQERRIQRSRRDRPAHLWEGPVTPLHDPAQVTSTGELLDKISVIKSTRLLEGASSLKGSEEWRICFNIYQPDTVAEFKKSAPGKPYSRMCVCSFDGPVPDLWTLKLLAFQSGDIPVTYAVVDHGDISFYSFKDFQIPTDASF, encoded by the exons ATGATAGTGGAGCTGCAGTCACCAGCA GGGAAGTTTTGGCAGACTATGGGGTTTTCTGCCCATGGTAAGCAATGTCTACATCCAGAAGAGGCTCTCTATCTAATGGAGTGT GGAAACCTGCAAGTGTTCTACCAAGACCTGCCACTGTCCATCCAAGAGGGCTATGAGAGATTTCTATACTCAAAGACAATGAGTATACAGCATTACCAG GTTTTTGGCCATTTGAAGCGACTTGGCTATGTGGTGAACAGATTTGATCCCAG TTCTGTGCCATCGCAGTATGAGAGGCAGTTGAACCTGCCCCAGTCCCGAGACACATCAGGAAGACTTCCGAAGAGGAAACGCAGCCACAGCCCCACCTCCAG GCACACAGGAACACAGGAGGGCCCCACTTCTAAGagaatggaggaggagaaagactgtaacagagaggaagaagacaagaATCCTGACTCTCTTCCAGATCTTTCAGCCCCAGACATTGACGAAATACAGACAGCATCACACGTTGACCCCACCACTTCAACCGAGGGTGGCCAGGGCAGGAGCTGGTGGTCAAAGGAAGGCTCCCCAGACCCTGACTCTGACCTGCCAGGTCAGCCCCAGAGCTCCCCTCGCTGGGACTTCAGCTGCATCCCCTTCCCAGACCTGGGCTCCAGACGCTGGCTCCCCAGCAGCCTGACTTCCCCAGACCCCTGCCTGCTGCCCGGGGCTGTGGGGTCAGTGGGGGCCTGCGATGTGGCCCCCTGGCTGCAGAGGCTCAACCTGCGGGAGGTGAGGATGTCCCGGCGTGAGTGGGAGAGGGAGCGGGACAGGGACCGGTACCGTAGGGACATCAACCAGGACAGAGAGGTACAACGTTGCAGGAACTGGGCGGAGTACCAGGAGCTACAGGAGAGAAGGATTCAACGGAGCCGCAGAGATAGGCCAGCACACCTGTGGGAGGGGCCGGTCACACCCCTACATGACCCTGCACAGGTCACTTCAACTG GTGAGCTGCTGGATAAAATCAGTGTGATCAAATCCACACGGCTGCTGGAGGGAGCATCCAG TTTGAAAGGTTCAGAGGAGTGGAGAATCTGTTTCAACATTTACCAACCCGACACGGTCGCTGAATTCAAGAAGAGCGCTCCCGGAAAACCCTATTCtcgcatgtgtgtgtgcag TTTTGATGGTCCAGTGCCTGACTTGTGGACACTGAAATTGCTGGCTTTCCAGAGTGGGGACATCCCGGTCACCTATGCAGTGGTGGACCATGGGGACATCTCCTTCTACTCCTTTAAGGACTTCCAGATACCCACAGACGCGTCCTTCTGA